The Aulosira sp. FACHB-615 genome contains a region encoding:
- a CDS encoding bluetail domain-containing putative surface protein, producing MKSFKTLLNHSHKAHFPWEIVNPQNLLTKFLENGGLIGESQFRLTPNTDKALQITTSVFVDSSYISKHGQVSTFNSEFLDIFKQKNTDNIIPFFLTELLDKNIDNRHFFIANKGLKKSVFFDNYRSELEQYQPIHAGLSSNVDNHVESNADTVISRTIIEVSKNPETELDETKLKDNLTVVFAETLQNNSELGFLEIYGIVDTALRDSYDYLSKFRFDPEYSQKLETAFGNGFNREVADKLFNNFADRHFTDIPTIKIVNRADIYGGNAAFSADTGLVYLAVEFLTENHKNPSIITDVLLEEIGHFVDSQINKIDSPGDEGEIFANLVQGNLLREQELQALKSENDIATIISSNQGITVISGQSAINVEQNVKPLRVATWNIWNEGGAQANNTIEGIKRRINYIARFGMATGIDVIALQEIKNPGTDPLANALQAYKTNNTLPGTYTREGLQAILSGYDFIVATSENNPNNPQNTPNSTDGYLILFNPNTITMGNASFFSPGTFSGIANNSTYYIRPPYEVNIQYKQTNKAYKILTWHNEYEGGQLGAQARFTGMQRLKEGLQSLQANSPTIVLGDFNVRPNEIQQKSEINLFAQGYTGAYSAEYDYILANPQGARVAQFGLTIENFPQLTSDAHTALFAEIDGREPVRRTVENTQIEVIQNLTATIAETNRSVYEYNTTSISDTWIDQTIKIGKAGSFFTPQTTVGGGKVTVREETVNGQTKKYIDVKPNSSGVNAKVYSAIGKNQTSALFNGEVSFDTSTLKGTITDKGDSNDSSAFKLIGGIEVNFDGLSFGEDKNGSPQLRLQGSMLLPKNLVGGNGLLVAINGTDYIGISDNGLEVTGGFVKLPGTTSFVVLGLLEIKALDAQVKFDFTNEEITLQGKFSIPTLKNATFDLQGGNYIKVKKTATGLDFSMVANVGVANIPLFGSWEIQDINLNVNTPSNSFTVNAKLKTPGSPINLALAFNQGKLTAITGSSGVGTDFTFLGAAVDIQTVNVINRNTTYSESWDPEFSLQGAIEIPKLKGFKGELTGTNKLVVNKDKAYLTGAHLSAADIQLGNWKLRNIQADFDGITNTFYGSAILQTYTGENIGVSLLFDSNGLKDITASNINFNLFGAKVSNATINFKPDRKPTEGDDWDPEFTFQGVIALPQALGGVTLSVTGSDYLLVNNDGFDLTGGKIYQETLDFNLLGFLRVQGKQISLLYSQIGTEKVFIIQGTLILPDLYNFTGNFSGSNYIKISSIGTVEVVGSISASDINIAAGWKIKTATVFIDTTNNQTKVRADATVIIPSGIDVAATVLWNGSQLQYVQIGAYNLNKPIGSTGAFLQDISGSYSVGPKTITVLGQQQTYNDVFQGNVKITVGPKVNLNLPSFLGGPINESLINLDLTATITPKFLNAQGNLRVLGNLVTGTGEVNLNWEYDSFGASANLNILYGLLKADAKLIARGHDGNKLDFYAYAEGTVNIPDPIPVIGGFTLGGGGAYFQYIDDGYSYNDYVAAWGKLLGWTVGLKIGFDGNVSLFGAELPELAKANINNLWANLNNPYTAPAALPLPPRGSTGNDIINGNDNPEFIDAVAGNDVLNGKGGDDILEGGDGNDILSGGAGKDVLNGGAGNDTLVGGTGDNTYIFDADTSQGSDTINETVIAIKSVKGNNITYAQATKTLWNIQQQDQKDGITDETKLTLINNGDGTISLKTYYDRFWSADSVGNITSSENINNWEKFRVENNGDGTISLKNIDWNTYVRANTISITDARWNIDQSNNKDLWEKFTIIDQNNSSTDTLDFSATTTKSINLDLSLAGRQQINDNLSLTLGITVGGQTFINIENAVGGSLNDTLIGNNFNNLLKGNAGDDYIDGGLGNDTLDGGANNDNISGSRGDDTIYGGSGDDYINAWEDNDYIDGGAGNDNINGLGGNDTLIGGAGNDTLNGDAGYDTAIFSGASVNYQISLLSNGDVQVIDTQANRDGTDILTDIEQINFNGGGTYQVFKGDALDNTLTAGGYWAVMYGGAGNDTLNGGSSNDILNGGAGIDILNGGAGDDTYVVDTTTDTITEKAGEGTDTIQSSVTFSLVNLPNIENLTLTGTAAINGIGNAANNVIIGNAANNTLNGGTGIDTADYSNAISGINVNLASGIANDGQGGTDILTSIEKVIGSSYNDTLTGSNYEDTLFGGDGNDNLIGGAGNDILNGGNGEDTADYSSATQGINVTLGGNGFATNDGFGNQDTLYGVDHIIGGQYNDTIVGDEYYNNTLNGGAGNDTINGLGGNDTVIGGAGNDTLNGGTGNDTAVFMGASVNYQISLLSNGDVQVTDTQTNRDGTDILTDIEQINFNGGGTYKVFKGDGSNNTLTADAYWALMYGGAGNDTLNGGGSDDILNGGDDNDNLIGNGGNDTLIGGAGNNDIAVFSGASVNYQISLLSNGDVQVTDTQTNRDGTDILTDIEQINFNGGGTYKVFKGDGSNNTLTADAYWALMYGGAGNDTLNGGGSDDTLNGGDGDDNLIGNGGNDTLIGGAGYDTAVFSGASVSYQISLLNNGDVQVTDTQTNRDGTDILTNIEQINFNGGGTYKVFKGDSSNNTLTADAYWALMYGGAGNDTLNGGGSDDTLNGGAGNDTLIGGAGYDTAVFSGASVSYQISLLNNGDVQVTDTQTNRDGTDILTNIEQINFNGGGTYKVFKGDSSNNTLTADAYWALMYGGAGNDTLNGGGSDDILNGGADNDTLIGNGAKDSLTGGSGADRFDYRNLADSVFNSFDVITDLNANSGNDLFLVSTARSGFSNVGSVATLDTIGIGAKLTNSNFIANAAAQFTFGNRTFVAINDGTSGFNSNTDAIVEVTGLTGTLGIGNFTTTLA from the coding sequence ATGAAAAGCTTCAAAACTTTACTAAACCATTCGCATAAAGCCCATTTTCCTTGGGAAATTGTCAATCCACAAAATTTATTGACTAAGTTCCTGGAAAATGGGGGATTAATAGGTGAGTCTCAATTTAGATTGACTCCCAACACAGACAAAGCTTTGCAAATCACGACATCAGTTTTTGTTGATAGTTCTTATATCAGTAAGCATGGACAAGTTTCTACTTTTAATAGTGAATTTTTAGATATTTTTAAGCAAAAAAATACAGATAATATCATTCCTTTTTTCTTAACCGAGTTATTGGATAAAAATATAGATAATAGACACTTTTTTATAGCAAATAAAGGTTTGAAAAAATCTGTCTTCTTTGATAATTACCGTAGTGAATTAGAACAGTATCAGCCAATTCATGCTGGGTTAAGTAGTAATGTTGATAATCATGTTGAAAGTAATGCTGATACAGTTATTAGCAGAACTATTATTGAAGTATCTAAAAATCCAGAAACAGAGTTAGATGAAACCAAGCTGAAGGATAATCTGACTGTTGTTTTTGCTGAAACTCTTCAAAATAACAGCGAATTGGGCTTTTTGGAGATTTACGGAATAGTAGATACAGCCTTACGGGATAGCTATGACTATCTTAGCAAGTTCCGATTTGATCCTGAGTATAGCCAGAAGTTAGAGACAGCTTTTGGTAATGGTTTTAATCGGGAAGTAGCAGATAAATTATTTAATAATTTTGCTGACAGGCATTTTACGGATATTCCTACTATCAAGATTGTCAATCGTGCTGATATTTATGGTGGAAATGCTGCGTTTTCTGCGGATACTGGATTAGTTTATTTGGCAGTTGAATTTTTAACTGAAAACCATAAGAATCCTTCAATAATTACTGATGTTTTGCTGGAAGAAATTGGACATTTTGTTGACTCTCAGATTAATAAAATTGATTCTCCTGGTGATGAAGGGGAGATTTTTGCAAACCTGGTGCAAGGTAATCTGCTAAGGGAGCAGGAATTACAAGCATTAAAATCAGAGAATGATATAGCTACTATTATCTCTAGTAATCAAGGTATTACTGTTATTTCCGGTCAGTCAGCTATTAACGTTGAGCAAAATGTGAAACCTCTGAGAGTAGCAACGTGGAATATTTGGAATGAAGGAGGGGCGCAAGCAAACAATACGATTGAAGGCATAAAACGTCGTATAAATTACATTGCTAGATTTGGCATGGCGACTGGTATTGATGTAATCGCACTACAAGAAATTAAAAATCCAGGGACAGACCCCCTAGCAAATGCTTTACAAGCCTATAAGACTAATAATACCCTTCCTGGCACATATACCCGTGAAGGACTACAAGCGATCTTGAGCGGGTATGATTTTATAGTCGCAACCAGTGAGAATAATCCAAACAATCCTCAAAACACCCCAAATAGCACTGATGGGTACTTGATCCTGTTCAATCCCAATACTATCACGATGGGGAACGCAAGTTTCTTTTCGCCAGGAACATTTTCGGGTATAGCTAATAATAGTACATACTATATACGTCCTCCCTATGAGGTAAATATTCAATATAAACAAACAAATAAAGCATATAAAATTTTAACATGGCACAATGAATACGAAGGCGGACAATTAGGCGCACAAGCCAGATTTACGGGAATGCAAAGGCTCAAAGAAGGTCTCCAAAGTCTCCAAGCTAATTCGCCTACTATTGTTCTTGGTGATTTTAATGTCAGACCCAATGAAATACAACAAAAAAGTGAAATAAATTTATTTGCACAGGGTTATACCGGTGCATATAGTGCAGAGTACGATTACATCCTTGCAAATCCACAAGGTGCTAGAGTAGCACAATTTGGTTTGACAATAGAAAACTTCCCTCAATTAACTAGTGATGCTCATACAGCGTTATTTGCCGAAATTGATGGACGTGAACCTGTAAGAAGAACAGTAGAGAACACGCAAATAGAAGTTATACAAAACTTGACAGCAACAATCGCAGAAACAAATCGATCAGTATATGAATATAACACTACTTCAATATCAGATACTTGGATAGATCAAACAATTAAGATAGGTAAAGCAGGGAGTTTCTTTACACCACAGACTACAGTTGGTGGTGGCAAAGTAACAGTTCGTGAAGAAACTGTAAACGGACAAACAAAAAAATATATCGACGTTAAACCCAATAGCTCTGGTGTAAATGCAAAAGTTTATTCTGCTATTGGTAAGAACCAAACTTCTGCTTTATTCAATGGAGAAGTCTCATTTGATACGAGTACACTTAAAGGGACTATTACCGATAAGGGTGATAGCAATGATTCTTCTGCATTCAAACTCATTGGTGGAATAGAAGTTAATTTTGACGGCTTATCATTTGGTGAAGACAAAAACGGTAGTCCTCAACTAAGACTGCAAGGTTCAATGCTACTACCCAAAAACCTAGTTGGTGGAAATGGGTTGCTAGTAGCTATTAACGGCACTGATTATATCGGCATTAGTGATAATGGTCTTGAAGTCACAGGTGGGTTTGTCAAACTGCCTGGTACAACCTCCTTTGTTGTTCTCGGTTTATTAGAAATAAAAGCTTTAGATGCCCAAGTAAAATTCGATTTTACCAATGAAGAAATCACACTTCAGGGTAAATTTTCCATTCCTACCCTCAAAAACGCTACATTCGATTTACAGGGCGGAAATTACATCAAAGTCAAAAAGACTGCTACAGGTCTTGATTTCTCAATGGTAGCAAATGTTGGTGTCGCAAATATTCCTCTATTTGGGTCATGGGAAATTCAGGATATCAACCTAAATGTTAATACTCCTAGCAATAGCTTCACAGTCAACGCAAAACTGAAAACCCCCGGAAGTCCAATTAATCTAGCATTAGCATTTAACCAAGGTAAACTCACCGCAATCACAGGTAGCAGTGGAGTTGGCACAGATTTCACCTTCTTAGGTGCAGCAGTAGACATCCAGACAGTAAACGTTATCAACAGAAATACAACGTATAGCGAATCCTGGGACCCTGAATTTTCCCTCCAAGGTGCAATTGAAATTCCTAAACTCAAAGGTTTTAAGGGTGAGCTAACAGGTACTAATAAATTAGTAGTCAACAAAGACAAAGCTTATCTAACAGGAGCGCATTTATCAGCAGCAGATATCCAATTGGGTAACTGGAAACTCCGTAATATTCAAGCAGATTTTGACGGGATTACCAATACATTTTATGGTAGTGCCATTCTGCAAACCTATACAGGAGAAAATATTGGTGTATCACTACTATTTGATAGTAATGGTTTAAAAGATATTACCGCCAGTAACATTAACTTTAATTTATTTGGTGCAAAAGTCAGTAACGCTACCATCAACTTTAAACCCGATAGAAAACCTACCGAAGGAGACGATTGGGACCCAGAATTTACATTCCAGGGTGTAATTGCACTACCACAAGCATTAGGAGGAGTTACACTCAGCGTCACAGGTAGCGATTATCTGTTGGTAAATAATGATGGTTTTGACCTCACTGGTGGCAAAATTTATCAAGAAACCCTTGATTTTAACCTGCTAGGTTTCTTACGGGTTCAAGGCAAGCAGATTAGCCTTCTCTACAGCCAGATAGGAACAGAAAAAGTCTTCATTATTCAAGGTACACTCATTCTGCCCGATCTATACAATTTCACGGGCAACTTTAGTGGTAGTAACTACATCAAAATTAGTAGTATTGGTACAGTAGAAGTAGTTGGTTCCATATCTGCCAGCGATATTAATATCGCTGCTGGTTGGAAGATAAAAACCGCTACAGTATTTATTGATACTACCAATAATCAAACAAAAGTCAGAGCCGATGCCACTGTTATAATTCCCTCTGGAATTGATGTTGCTGCTACAGTTTTATGGAATGGTAGCCAATTGCAATATGTTCAGATAGGGGCATATAACCTTAATAAACCTATTGGTAGTACAGGTGCATTTCTTCAGGATATAAGTGGGTCATATAGTGTAGGTCCAAAAACCATTACAGTGCTTGGTCAACAACAGACATATAATGATGTCTTTCAAGGTAACGTTAAAATTACCGTAGGACCAAAGGTTAACTTGAATTTACCCAGTTTTCTGGGTGGTCCTATTAATGAATCTCTAATTAACCTAGATTTAACGGCAACAATTACTCCAAAATTCCTTAATGCACAGGGTAATCTTCGGGTTCTTGGTAATCTCGTTACAGGAACAGGTGAAGTTAACCTTAACTGGGAATATGACTCTTTTGGGGCTAGTGCTAACTTAAATATCCTCTATGGATTACTCAAGGCAGACGCTAAACTGATCGCCCGTGGGCATGATGGAAATAAACTGGACTTCTATGCCTATGCTGAAGGAACTGTTAATATACCCGATCCTATTCCTGTGATTGGAGGATTTACATTAGGAGGTGGAGGAGCTTATTTTCAATATATTGATGATGGCTACTCCTATAATGACTACGTTGCCGCTTGGGGAAAACTTTTAGGGTGGACAGTCGGTTTAAAAATTGGCTTCGATGGCAATGTGAGTTTATTTGGTGCAGAACTACCTGAACTAGCAAAAGCCAACATCAATAATTTGTGGGCTAATCTTAACAACCCTTACACCGCTCCTGCGGCTCTTCCGCTTCCACCCAGGGGTTCTACAGGTAATGACATTATCAATGGTAATGATAACCCTGAGTTTATTGATGCGGTGGCAGGGAATGATGTCCTTAATGGTAAGGGTGGTGATGACATCCTTGAAGGTGGAGATGGTAATGACATTCTCAGTGGCGGTGCTGGAAAGGATGTTCTCAACGGGGGTGCTGGCAATGACACTCTGGTTGGTGGGACAGGAGATAATACATATATATTTGATGCAGACACTTCACAAGGATCAGACACAATTAACGAAACCGTAATTGCTATAAAATCTGTCAAAGGCAACAATATCACATACGCACAAGCCACTAAGACACTTTGGAACATACAACAACAAGATCAAAAGGACGGAATAACCGACGAGACAAAACTCACGCTCATTAATAATGGTGATGGCACAATTTCTCTAAAAACCTACTATGATCGATTCTGGAGTGCTGATAGCGTTGGAAATATAACCTCATCGGAGAACATCAATAATTGGGAAAAATTCCGGGTCGAGAATAATGGTGATGGCACAATTTCTCTAAAAAATATCGATTGGAACACTTATGTTCGAGCAAATACAATTTCGATTACAGATGCACGATGGAACATAGACCAATCTAATAATAAAGACTTATGGGAAAAATTCACAATCATCGACCAGAATAATAGCAGTACAGATACACTAGACTTCTCAGCCACTACTACTAAAAGTATCAACCTAGACCTTAGCCTTGCCGGAAGACAGCAGATCAATGACAATCTGTCTTTGACTTTAGGTATTACTGTAGGTGGTCAGACTTTCATCAATATAGAAAATGCAGTTGGTGGTAGTTTGAATGACACATTAATAGGGAATAATTTCAATAACCTTCTGAAAGGAAATGCTGGTGATGATTACATAGATGGTGGACTTGGCAATGACACCCTTGATGGTGGTGCTAATAATGATAATATTTCTGGCTCTCGAGGCGATGACACCATCTATGGCGGCTCTGGCGATGATTACATTAATGCCTGGGAAGACAATGATTATATAGACGGTGGTGCTGGTAATGACAATATTAATGGTCTTGGTGGCAATGATACTTTAATTGGTGGTGCAGGTAATGATACTCTCAATGGTGATGCAGGTTATGATACTGCTATTTTCAGTGGAGCTTCTGTTAATTATCAAATCTCTTTATTAAGTAATGGAGATGTTCAGGTTATTGACACTCAAGCCAATAGAGATGGTACTGATATCCTCACAGACATTGAACAAATCAATTTTAATGGGGGGGGAACATATCAAGTCTTCAAAGGAGACGCTTTAGATAATACTTTAACAGCAGGTGGTTACTGGGCTGTAATGTATGGTGGTGCTGGGAATGATACCCTCAATGGCGGTAGTAGTAATGACATCCTCAACGGTGGTGCAGGTATTGATATCCTCAACGGTGGTGCAGGCGATGATACTTACGTTGTTGACACGACCACCGACACCATCACTGAAAAAGCGGGAGAAGGTACAGATACAATTCAATCCAGTGTCACGTTTAGTCTTGTTAACCTACCAAACATCGAAAATCTCACCCTCACAGGAACAGCAGCGATTAATGGTATAGGTAATGCTGCTAATAACGTCATCATAGGTAATGCTGCTAACAACACCCTGAATGGTGGTACAGGAATTGATACTGCCGATTACTCAAATGCCATCAGTGGAATAAACGTTAACCTCGCTAGTGGCATCGCCAATGATGGACAAGGAGGCACTGATATACTAACAAGTATTGAAAAAGTGATCGGTTCTAGTTACAATGACACCTTAACTGGTTCTAATTACGAAGATACCCTGTTTGGTGGTGATGGTAATGACAACCTGATTGGTGGTGCTGGTAACGATATTCTGAATGGCGGTAATGGAGAAGACACTGCGGACTACTCAAGTGCAACACAAGGTATAAATGTCACACTTGGAGGAAACGGCTTTGCGACTAATGATGGTTTCGGTAATCAAGATACTTTGTACGGAGTAGACCATATTATTGGTGGTCAATACAACGACACTATTGTTGGCGATGAATATTATAATAATACCCTCAATGGTGGAGCAGGCAATGACACAATTAATGGTCTTGGTGGTAATGACACTGTAATTGGTGGTGCAGGTAATGATACTCTCAATGGTGGTACTGGTAACGACACCGCAGTTTTCATGGGAGCTTCTGTTAATTATCAAATCTCTTTATTAAGTAATGGAGATGTGCAGGTTACTGACACTCAAACTAATAGAGATGGTACTGATATCCTCACAGATATTGAACAAATTAATTTTAATGGAGGGGGAACATATAAAGTCTTTAAAGGAGACGGTTCTAATAACACTTTAACAGCAGATGCTTACTGGGCTTTAATGTATGGTGGTGCTGGCAATGACACCCTCAATGGTGGCGGTAGTGATGACATCCTCAATGGCGGCGATGATAATGACAACTTGATTGGTAATGGTGGTAACGATACCCTGATTGGTGGTGCTGGTAATAATGACATTGCAGTTTTCAGTGGAGCTTCTGTTAATTATCAAATCTCTTTATTAAGTAATGGAGATGTGCAGGTTACTGACACTCAAACTAATAGAGATGGTACTGATATCCTCACAGATATTGAACAAATTAATTTTAATGGAGGGGGAACATATAAAGTCTTTAAAGGAGACGGTTCTAATAACACTTTAACAGCAGATGCTTACTGGGCTTTAATGTATGGTGGTGCTGGCAATGACACCCTCAATGGTGGCGGTAGTGATGACACCCTCAATGGCGGTGATGGTGATGACAACTTGATTGGTAATGGTGGTAACGATACCCTGATTGGTGGTGCTGGTTATGACACCGCAGTTTTCAGTGGAGCTTCTGTTAGTTATCAAATCTCTTTATTAAATAATGGAGATGTGCAAGTTACTGACACTCAAACCAATAGGGATGGCACTGATATCCTCACAAACATTGAACAAATTAATTTTAATGGAGGGGGAACATATAAAGTCTTTAAAGGAGACAGTTCCAATAATACTTTAACAGCAGATGCTTACTGGGCTTTAATGTATGGTGGTGCTGGCAATGACACTCTCAATGGTGGCGGTAGTGATGACACCCTCAATGGCGGTGCTGGCAATGATACCCTGATTGGTGGTGCTGGTTATGACACCGCAGTTTTCAGTGGAGCTTCTGTTAGTTATCAAATCTCTTTATTAAATAATGGAGATGTGCAAGTTACTGACACTCAAACCAATAGGGATGGCACTGATATCCTCACAAACATTGAACAAATTAATTTTAATGGAGGGGGAACATATAAAGTCTTTAAAGGAGACAGTTCCAATAATACTTTAACAGCAGATGCTTACTGGGCTTTAATGTATGGTGGTGCTGGCAATGACACCCTCAATGGTGGCGGTAGTGATGACATCCTTAATGGCGGTGCTGATAATGATACCCTTATTGGTAATGGTGCTAAGGATAGCTTAACAGGGGGTTCTGGCGCAGATCGTTTTGACTACCGCAACTTAGCTGATTCCGTTTTCAATAGCTTTGATGTTATTACTGATTTAAATGCTAATTCTGGTAATGATTTATTCCTCGTTTCCACCGCACGTTCTGGATTTTCTAATGTAGGTTCTGTCGCTACACTTGATACTATTGGCATTGGAGCTAAGTTAACCAATTCCAATTTTATAGCTAATGCTGCTGCTCAATTTACCTTTGGGAACCGTACCTTTGTTGCGATTAATGATGGTACATCTGGGTTTAATAGTAATACTGATGCAATTGTTGAAGTAACAGGATTAACAGGTACTTTAGGAATTGGTAATTTCACCACTACCTTAGCCTAG
- a CDS encoding response regulator transcription factor, whose amino-acid sequence MTSILPNPLTTKSIQVLIVEDEFILALDLREKLESLGHNVIDIVDSAEMAVEQATELRPDLVLMDIRLRGKMDGIEAAEEIWNYLQIPIIYVTGHSDKSTVEKATQIFTFGYLLKPVKEENLYVAIQTGLTNFQYKQAELVLHKAHEELKEKLRNYTNKIALLNEELKLEIVKQHKVISELLINEECVYSTDQPTSVLTSRQIEILRFIAEGLSTKEIAEAINVSTKTVEAHRVQLMKRLNIHDVVGLVRYADRHDIVNFDASDKPINEKGEYKTKEFP is encoded by the coding sequence TTGACCAGCATTTTGCCAAACCCTCTCACAACAAAGAGCATCCAGGTTTTGATTGTAGAGGATGAATTTATCCTTGCACTTGACCTAAGAGAAAAGTTGGAAAGCTTAGGTCACAATGTTATTGATATTGTAGATTCAGCAGAAATGGCAGTTGAGCAAGCAACTGAGCTTCGACCAGACTTAGTTTTAATGGATATCAGACTACGTGGGAAAATGGATGGAATTGAAGCAGCAGAAGAAATTTGGAATTATTTACAAATTCCCATTATTTATGTTACGGGACACTCTGATAAAAGTACTGTAGAAAAAGCTACGCAGATATTCACGTTTGGTTATCTTTTGAAACCCGTTAAAGAAGAAAATCTATATGTTGCTATTCAAACAGGACTTACTAATTTTCAATATAAACAAGCAGAATTAGTATTACATAAAGCGCATGAAGAGCTAAAAGAAAAGCTGAGAAATTATACTAATAAAATTGCTTTGCTGAATGAAGAATTAAAACTCGAAATTGTTAAGCAACATAAAGTTATATCAGAACTGTTGATAAATGAGGAGTGCGTTTATTCAACAGATCAGCCTACTTCTGTATTAACGTCACGCCAAATTGAAATTTTACGATTTATTGCAGAAGGGCTTTCTACAAAAGAGATTGCAGAAGCAATCAATGTCAGTACTAAAACAGTCGAAGCACACCGAGTTCAATTGATGAAACGGTTGAATATTCACGATGTTGTGGGTTTAGTACGGTATGCAGATCGTCATGACATAGTAAATTTTGATGCTAGTGATAAGCCCATCAATGAAAAGGGTGAATATAAAACTAAGGAATTTCCTTAG